The Bacillota bacterium LX-D region AAAGCATTTTCTACTTCCAAGTGATGTCCGTAAGTTAGGTCAAAGTAAACCATCAATCCTGCCTGCAAAACCATCAACAAAGAAGCTAAATATTTTTTGTGTTTGATGCCTGCAATGAAAACATACAAAGCTAAAGCTACTTCAATTAAAAGCATTCCATAATTAATAAGTTCTGAAGAAAAATTAAAATAAACAGGTGGGCTACTAAAATATAGCGCCAAAAAATAAATTGAGACAGCAACCAGAGCAAGTGATGCCACTTTCGTTAAAAAGTTCCGTAAGTTGTTGGGCAAAATGCAAAGGATAAATGCTGTCGCCAGTGGAAATAAAACTAAAAACAAAATCATGTTCACTGCCTTCACTTTCCTTTCTTTGGGTACCCATTATGTTATATGTCTGCTTTTACATTAACATTATTAGTAAACTAGGAAAATGTAATTTCCTGTCGTTTATTGTTTTATATTATTCTGAAAAATTGAAATTTATTTAATTTTGCACAACAATTGAATAATTAAATTATTTCTAGGACTATCTTGCTCTTTCTGTTTAGACTATTTTCATCAAAATATATTAAAAATTTAAAATTGTCACTAATCCTATTATCTTTATTATATTTTGATTCAATACTTAATTCAATACTTGATTCAATACTTGATGCAACGGATGTCAAAAACAAATGCAGTAATATTATCTTATAACTAAACAATAATTGAAACAAATTTTAAAATGTAAGCATAAAAAAATCGTAAATAATCTAGCTAAAATAGCATAGAAAATTTACGATTTTACTTTATCTCCTGCCCTGCAATTCCTCTGCAATTTTTTCTAAACTTACGCATTGTTGTACTAATAAAACCAATAAGTGATATAACAAGTCCGAAACTTCGTATGCAACTTCGCTTTCACTATTATTTTTAGCAGCTATAATTACTTCAGCCGTTTCTTCCCCGACTTTTTTTAGTATTTTGTCTATCCCTTTTTCAAATAAATATGTTGTATAGGATTTTTCTGGCCGTTTTTCCTGCCGGTCTAGAATTACTTCGTGAATTTCTTGTAAAACGCCCCCGAGTTTTAAGCCTCCAGATTGCTGGACTTCCTGAACTTTACTCTTGCCGTCTAGTTCCAATTTATTGTGGAAACAGGAATGATACCCTTCATGACAGGAGGCCCCAGTCTGTTCGACTTTAATTAGTAAAGTGTCAGCATCGCAATCAAAATACATTTCTTTTATTTTTTGCACATGGCCAGAAGTCGCCCCTTTATGCCACAGTTCTTGCCTGCTGCGGCTATAGAACCAGGTTTCACCTGCAGCTAGAGACTTTTGCAGAGACTCTTCGTTCATATAGGCTAGCATCAATACTTTGCCGCTTTTTGCTTCTTGGATTATTGCCGGTATTAAGCCCTCCGAATTATATTTAATCTGTTTTAAATTAATTGTCCCTTCACTCATTTTCTAACTGTCACTCCGTTCTCCGCTAAATACTCCTTAGCTTCGGCAATTGTATACTCTCCATAGTGGAAAATGGACGCAGCCAAAACTGCGTCAGCTTGACCTGTAGTTAAACCGTCCAACAAATGTTCCAAGCGTCCAACCCCGCCGGAAGCAATCACAGGAATATTGACGGTCTCACTTACGGCTTTAGTTAATTCCAGATCGTAACCGTCTTTAGTGCCGTCTCGGTCCATACTAGTTAAGAGAATTTCTCCTGCTCCCCTGTTCTCTACTTCCTTTGCCCAAGCTAGGACATCCAATCCCGTATGGGTTCTCCCTCCATGAACGAATGCTTCCCATGAGCCCTTATCTTTCCGTCTAGCATCAATGGCCACAACGATACACTGGGTACCAAATTTTTTAGCTGCCTCTTCTACTAGCTGAGGGCGTTCTACTGCAGGAGTACAAAAAGATACTTTATCAGCCCCGGCCGCTAGCATTGTCCGAATATCCTCAAGAGTTCTTAAGCCACCGCCTACGGTAAAAGGAATAAATACCTGTTCCGCCGTACGGCGCACTACATCTAGCATAATGTCTCTTGCTTCTACAGAAGCAGTTATATCGAGAAAGACTAGTTCATCAGCTCCTGCCCGATCATAGGCAGCAGCTAAAGCTACAGGGTCTCCTGCATCTTTAATGTCTACAAAGTTAACACCCTTCACAACTCTGCCTCGATGCACATCTAAACAGGGAATAATTCTTTTGGCTAGCACTTATGCTCACCTTCCTCAAATATAGCCAAAGCCTCCGGCAATGTAATACTACCTGCGTAAAGTGCCTTGCCAAGAATAGCTCCTTCAATACCGAAACCCTCTATTTTTTTCAGGGCTTCTAAATCGGCCAGAGAAGAAAAACCCCCGGAAGCAATTACACGCAACCCTGTTTTTGCTGCTAATTCTTGGGTGCTAGCTAAATTTGGTCCCTGTAAGGTTCCATCTAAAAGGGTGTCCGTAAAAATAACTCTTTTTATCCCCAATTTCTTCATATCAGCAGCAAGTTCAAGATAAGTTTTAGTACTTTCCTTTTCCCAACCGTTAGTAGATACTAGGCCATTTTTGGCATCAAGCCCTAAAACAATTCTTTCATCATATAAAGCACAGGCTTCCTCTACCAGCTGAGGATTTGTTACAGCAGAGGTGCCTAAAATAACTCTATTCACACCTTCCTCAAGTAAACTTTTAATGGTATTTAAATCCCGAATACCACCGCCTAGCTCCACAGGAATGTTAATAGTACGAATTATTTCTTTTACAACAGCTAAATTCTGGGGTTTACCGGCGAAAGCACCATCTAGGTCCACTAAATGAAGAAATTTTGCCCCCATACTTTCCCATTTCTGAGCAACTGCAGCTGGCTTCTCGGAAAAAACAGTGGCTTGATTCATTTGTCCTTGATATAGGCGGACACATTTCCCATCTTTTAAATCTATGGCCGGTAAGATTAACATTGCTGCACCAACTCTCCATAATTTTTCAAAATTTTCAAGCCATTAGTACTACTTTTTTCAGGATGAAACTGAATGCCAAAAACATTTTCTCTGCCTACTATAGCTACAACGTCCTGTCCATAGTCCGTAGTTGCTAAAATTACATCGGGCTCGGCAGGTATTACATGATAAGAATGTACAAAGTAGTAGGAGGATCCGGATTTGATTCCCTCTAAAATGGGGGTTTCTTGTTCAATTGCAAGTTGATTCCAGCCCATATGAGGCACTTTTAAACCGGCAGGTAGTTTTTTAACTCCTCCTTTAAAAATTCCCAAACCCTTATAGCATCCATTTTCTTCACTATATTCGAACAAAAGCTGCATTCCTAAACAAATCCCCAACAATGGCTTTTTAGACTCAACAACTTCCGTAATTACCTCTAGCAGATTATGTCCTTTGAGGCTTTTCATGGCATCAGCGAAGGCACCAACCCCCGGCAGCACAACTCCTTTGGCCTGTAAAATTTCAGCTGGATTATTGGTAATATAAGCTTCACACCCTACGCTTTCCAGGCCTTTTTGTACACTTCTCAGATTACCCATACCATAGTCAATTATTGCAATCATTCTAACCATCCTTTATGATACGAATTTCTATAAAAGCCCCTTGGTAGAGGGAATACCTTTCCCCTTTGGGTCTACACCGACTGCTTGCCGTAAAGCCCTTGCTAAAGCTTTAAAAATAGCTTCAATCAGATGGTGAGTATTTTGACCGTAGAATTTTTTTAGATGCAATGTTAAACCACTATTTAGGCAAAAAGCCCTCATAAATTCCTCCACTAATTCCGTATCAAATTGACCTAACTTAAAAAGAGGAATATCTATATCAAAATTTAGGTATGGACGGCCGCTAATATCTACAGCTGCCAGAATTAAAGTTTCATCCATCGGCAAAATCATTTGCCCATAACGATAAATATTTTCTTTTGTACCTAGAGCTTGTTGGAAAGCTTGCCCTAGGACAATGCCAATATCCTCAACAGTGTGATGTCCATCCACATCTAAATCCCCTTGGGCTTGTAACTCCACATCAAAAGAACCATGTTTTGCCCATAACTTAAGCATATGGTCAAAAAACGGGATACCTGAAGTGCCTAAAAATTCTCCACTGCCATCTAAGTTAATTTTAATCTGTATTTCCGTCTCTCCAGTTTTTCTGGCTATTTGCCCAATTCTAGCCATTAATACACCTACCCTTGTACTCTAACTCTAATGGCATTTGCGTGAGCATCTAGTCCCTCAACTGTAGCCAATTTAATCACATCTTTAGCAGCGGCATTTAAGCCAGATTGGCTGTAGGAAAGAACACTAGATTTTTTAAGATACATGTCTACATTTAATAAGGAATAAAATTTACCTGTACCTCCCGTAGGTAAAACGTGGTTAGGGCCGGCATAGTAATCACCTAATGGTTCTGGAGTAAAGTGGCCTAGGAAGATTGCTCCTGCGTTTTTAATTTTTCCAAGGAGCTCCATTGGATTATCAACAGCCAGTTCCAAGTGTTCAGGAGCAAAATCATTAGCTAAATCTATAGCCTCTTCAATATCACGAGTAATTACAATACCGCTGCCGTTATCTATAGACTGGCGGGCAATTGCTACTCTGCTCAACTTACCTAACCAATTTTCGACTTCTTGCTGTACTTCTTCAGCTAACTTTTTGCTAGGAGTAATTAAAACTGCCTTAGCTAAAGTATCGTGCTCAGCTTGGGAAAGAAGATCAATAGCCACAAAGCGCGGATTAGCAGTTTCATCGGCCACAATTAAAATTTCACTTGGCCCGGCTAACATATCGATATCTACCTGACCATAGACTAGTTTTTTAGCTACAGTAACATAAATATTTCCAGGCCCAACAATTTTGCGGACTGGTGCAAGACTTTCTGTTCCATAGGCTAAGGCTGCAACGGCTTGGGCACCACCCATTTTATAAATAGCTGTAACGCCGCATTCTTGGGCTGCTACTAAAGTATATGGATTCATTTTACCATCTTTTCCAGGAGGTGATACCATAATAATTTCTTCCACACCTGCAACAATTGCCGGTAGAGCAGTCATTAACACGGAAGAAGGATAAGCTGCTGTCCCTCCCGGAACGTAAAGACCTACTCTGTCTAAAGGACGATAAATTAATCCTGTTATATTTCCTTGTTCGTCAACATTCCACCAGGAATTCTGCAGCTGTTTCCTGTGGTAACCCATAATATTTTCTTTAGCTTGGCTTAAGGCATCTAAAAATTCCTGATCGACACTATTATAGGCTTCTTCAATCTCTGCTTTAGATACTTGCCAAGTAGCCTTGGTTAATTCAGCTTGATCAAAACGTTTTGTATAAGCAAATACTGCTTCTTCTCCATTAACACGTATATCTTCTACAATCTTTTGCACATTGTTTACTATTTCTTGATTTAAACTGTGGCCTTCTCTTAAAAATACGGAAGCTCCCTCTTCTGTGCTTTGGTATATTTTAATCATCACTTTTATCTCCTTTACTATTGTTTTTGGCTGCAGGCTTCACGGAATTTAGCTGCTATTTCCATTAAACGCTGATTTTTAATGCGATAGCTTACCCGATTAGCTATTAGTCTTGAAGTAGCTTCAAAAATTTCAGCAACGCTTTTCAAGCCATTTTCCCGTAAAGTTGTCCCTGTGGAAACAATATCCACAATCATTTCCGCCAAGCCAACCCGAGGAGCTAATTCAATATTGCCGTGGAGCTTAATAATTTCCATCTGCATTCCTTGTTTAGCAAAAAAACTAGCTGCCACGTTGGGAAATTTAGTAGCTACCCTGCTATGATTTAATTTATTTATTTGAAATTTGCCGTTTTCCTGATAGGAGGCTATAATTTTCTCCGGCATAGCTACAACAAATTTGCATTTACCAAATTTTAAATCTACTAATTCAAAGATATCGACTTTAGCTTCCACAATGGTATCTTTGCCTACTATGCCTAGGTCTGCAGCTCCATACTCAACGTAAGTAGGGATGTCTGTAGGTCGGCAAATAATATACCTTACCCGGGCTGCTGGATAATCGAAAAGTAAGCAACGGGAATCTGTCTCCAAACCCTCAGTAGGAAGCCCAATTTTAGCCAACAATTCAATGCTGGTTACTCCTAGTTTGCCTTTTGGCAAAGCAATTGTTATATAATCCATTATTATTCTTCTCCGTTCAACTCTAAGATTTGCTTAATTTCCTTCTCTCTCGCATATTTTTCTAATTGGACTTGATCTAGCTGCTGTAAATCTACTTCTACACTATAGCCCTGAGAGCGTAATTCTTTAGCTTTATGCAGCAAAGTACCATAATCACTACCCGTAAGCAGAAAATCAATTTGAGGTGAATCAATTCCGCTGCTTTGAGTCAACATGACCCTTTCTAAACCTAAGGCAAAACCTGTTGCTGGATAATTTAAACCAAATTTACTAAGTAAACCATCATACCGTCCCCCGCCGCAAACGGGGTAGCCTAAGCCGGAGGCATAACCTTCAAAAACAATACCCGTATAATATTCAAAATCCCGTAAAATGCTAAAATCAAAAAATACATAGGAAGCCAACCCGATTTTTTCTAAAATCTGATATACTTCTTCTAAAGATTTTAAAGCTCCAATTACATCAAGATCTTCACTTAAGGTCAGTGCCTTGGTCAAAACTTCCTTCCCTCCATGTAAAGAGGCTAATTCCAAAAGCTTAAAACTTTCTTCCCTAGAACAGCCATGTTGATCTAAAATATTCTCTAATTCAACAAAATCCTTAGCTATAATAGCCTGTTTAACTTGATTAAAAATACTAGGATCTTGGACTACTTGAGCAATTAGGCCCTTTGTAACCAGCACTTGCCCTATGCCAATTTTAAATTGTAATTTACAAGCCAGCAAAGCTTCAATGGCTAAAGCAATTACTTCTGCGTCAGCACCTACTCCCTGACTTCCGATTAACTCCACTCCAGCCTGACTAAATTCCCTTAAGCGGCCAGTTTGAATGCTTTCGTAGCGATAAGTGCTGCCGGTGTAAAAAAGGCGCAAAGGCAACAAAGAATTGCGTAGATAAGTTGCAACTAACCTGGCTATTGGAGTAGTCAGATCAGGACGCAGGGCTAAAATATGACCCTCTCGATCAATAAAATTAAACAATTGTTCCACAGGATTACCTGCTTCTTTTAATAATTCATAAAACTCAAAGGTAGGCGTAGCTACTTCCTGGTAACCCCATTGGTGAAACAAATCAGCTAAATTATTTTCTAGTAACCTTTTCTGCCAAGCTTCCTTCGGAAGAGTATCTTTGACACCTGTCGGTATTTTCAAAAAAGGCTTAAAATTATCCATTTTGGCACCTCTAACGCTTTAGTATGTTAAAGTGGTAATGTATTAAAGTGATATTACCATCATCTATTACTTCTGTCAATAACTAAACTTAAAATTTTTCAATTAAAAAGCAACTTGCTAAATATACGAGCAAATTGCTTAAGACAATAGTTGCGCACCTAACTTCGCTTCAATCTTTCCAGTACCAGCTTATAGCCATCGGCACCATAATTTAATTCTCTCTTTACTCTGCTGATAGTTGCAGTGCTGGCTCCCGTTTTTTCTCCAATGGTTGTATAGGTACAATCTTCCTGCAGCATCTTTGCTACCTCCAACCGTTGAGCTATTGCCTTAATTTCAGCTACAGTACATATATCTGAAAAAAAGCGATAGCATTCTTCTCTATTCTGAAGGCACAAAATAGCATCAAATAAGCTATCGACAGTTTCATCTTGCACTTTGTGATTAAAAGCCATTTCAGTTCCCCCTACCCTGCTCCTAACTTTCTAATAGAAAGTATTTTCTACAATACTATTTTAATTCCTTTTTGTTTAAAATTCTTTGAACTAAACATAGGTAATAATTGACTGCTTTTTTTCCATATGATATGATTAATTGCAGTTAAATATTATTTACTCTTATCAAGAGTAGGTTAAGGGACTGGCCCGATGCAACTCGGCAACCAGTTAGATTTGCATTTCAATCCTAACCCGGTGCCAAATCCTGCAGACTTGCTTCTGGCAGATGAGAGTTACAGCAATGTAAGCCTTTCTGCTTGTGTAGGAAAGGTTTATTTTAGTTTAGGAAGAGGAAATCAAAATGATAAAAATTTCTGGTTTGCAAAAGGTCTATGGTTCAGGAAAAAATCAGGTTATTGCCTTAGATGGCATCGATTTGCAGATTAAGCCTGGCGAAATATATGGCATAATCGGCTTAAGCGGTGCTGGAAAAAGTACTTTAATTAGGTGTATTAATATGTTAGAGAAACCTACCAAAGGCCAGGTCATAGTTAATGGACAAGACTTAACTAAATTATCAGCCCATAAACTACGTTTAGCCCGGCGCAATATTGGAATGATTTTTCAACATTTTAACCTCCTTTGGTCTCGCACTGTATCCGGCAATATAGCTTTCCCCTTGGAAATTGCCGGAGAAAAAGATAAAGCTAAAATAAGGGTTAGAGTAACAGAATTACTGGATTTAGTTGGCCTTGCAGATAAAGCTGATTTTTATCCTGCACAATTAAGCGGAGGCCAAAAACAACGGGTAGGAATCGCCAGAGCTTTAGCCAATAACCCTAAAGTTTTACTTTGCGATGAGGCAACTTCTGCCCTTGATCCCCAAACAACACAATCTATCCTGGAACTTTTACGGGATATTAACCGCCAGTTTAATTTGACAATTGTAATCATTACCCACGAAATGTCTGTCATTAAATCAGTTTGCGATTCAGTGGCTGTAATCGAACAGAGTAAAATAGTAGAATCGGGCCCTGTCTTAGATATTTTTACTAACCCTCAAACAGATACAGCCCGAAAATTTATGAAAAGCGTTATTAACACTGATTTGCCTGAAATTTTATGTAAGCAGCAAAATGGCAATAAACTTGTGAGAGTTTCTTTTATTGGCGAATCAGCAGCCCAGCCCATGATTTCTCACTTAGTACAGCATTATAATGTACAAGCTAATATATTGTACGGCAATATAGATCATGTTAAAGACACCATTTTCGGTACATTAATTTTTGAACTGATTGGAAAAAGCAGCGATGTCAGTGAGTCTATCTCCTATTTACAAAAAAACAATTTGAAAGTTGAGGTGCTGCAAAATGTATGAGGCAACCCTGCAGACCTTGCAAATGGTCATTTTGTCCGTTTTTTTTGCCTACATTTTTGGGATTCCTCTGGGAATAACTTTAGTTGTAACCTCTCCCGGTCATATCCTACAAAATAAGCTGATTAACCAGGTACTAGGCACTATTACCAATATTGGGCGTTCCTTTCCTTTTATTATTTTGCTGGTAGCAATTATACCTTTTACTCGCATGATCGTAGGTACATCTATCGGAACTAATGCTGCCATTGTCCCACTGGTGGTAGCCGCTATCCCTTTCGTAGGGAGAATGGTAGAAACATCTTTAAAAGAAATCGAATGGGGAATCATTGAAGCAGCTTTAGCAATGGGCGCAACTCCCTGGCAAATTATCTACAAGGTCTTAATTCCTGAATCCCTCTCATCCTTAATTTTAGGTGCAACAATTACTGCCGTTACTTTAGTTGGTTATTCCGCTATGGCAGGAGTTGTAGGTGCTGAAGGTTTGGGAGATTTGGCTATGCGCTATGGTTACTACCGATACGAAACAGGTATAATGATTATCACTATTATCCTGCTCATAATTATCGTTCAAGCTATGCAAATGCTGGGCGAGTATATAGCCAAAAAATTAAATAAAAAAACAATACATTAAAGGAGGAATTTTTATGAAAAAAGCTTTAGCAATTGTACTTGTTTTAGGCCTCACCATCGGTTTACTAGCCGGCTGTGGCGCTCAAAAGGAAAATGCCGGTGAAGGGCAAACCAAAAGCACTGGCAAATTAGTAATTGGAGCAACGCCCGTACCTCACGCAGAAATATTGGAAAAAGCGAAAGAAATGCTAGCTAAGAAAAATATTGAACTAGACATTAAAGTATTTACTGATTACGTTACTCCTAATACTGCTTTGGCTGAAAAAAGCCTTGATGCCAACTACTTTCAACACCTTCCGTACTTAGAAGATTTTAATAAGCAAAATAATACAGATCTAGTTTCTACAGCCGCTATTCATTATGAACCAATGGGTCTTTATTCTAAGAAAATTAAAGCACTTACTGAATTAAAAGCTGGAGATAAAATCGCCGTTCCTAATGATGTAACTAATGAAGCCAGAGCATTACTGCTGCTACAGGATAACGGCATCCTTAAATTAAAAGATCCAAATAACTTGAAGGCGACTAAAAAAGATATTGCAGAATATAAGGTTAAAGTAGAAATTGTTGAACTGGAAGCAGCCCAAATCTCCAGAACACTGCCTGATGTTACGGCCGCTGTAATTAACGGCAACTACGCTATTGATGCTAAGTTGAACCCTTCAAAAGATGCCATTGTTACCGAAGGTCAAACGTCTTTAGCTGCCAAAACTTATGCTAATATCGTTGTTGTTCGCAAAGGTGACGAAAACCGCCCAGAAATTAAAGCACTAGATGAAGTTCTAAAATCACCTGAAATGAAAAAATTCATTGAGGAAAAATATCAAGGTTCTGTACTTCCAGTGGAATAAAACTACAGCCTGTGGGCCTAAGCTCACAGGCTTTTTTATTTTGTAATTTTATTTTTTTTGTGCTTTAGCCCAAGAGTCTTTTAATGATACAATTCGATTAAAAATCATTTTCTGAGGGGATGAATCTGGATCAACAGAAAAATATCCTTGCCGTAAAAATTGAAATCTAGAGCCTGGTTTGGCTTCACTTAAGCTAGGTTCAACTAAGCAGGAATTTAGCACAATTAAAGAATCTGGGTTAATATTACTTGTAAAATCATTTCCTTCTTCTACATCATCTGGATTTTCTTTTACAAATAAATTATCATACAAACGTACTTCAGCTTGTACTGCATGACTAGCAGATACCCAATGGGAAGTGCCCTTAACTTTTCTTCCATCGGCAGACCAGCCACCCCTAGTTTCTGGATCATAAGTACAGTGAAGTTCAATAACTTCCCCTGTTTTTTCGTTTTTAACTACATCAACACATTTAACGTAATAAGCGTGTTGCAGACGTACTTCGCGGCCAGGAGCCAAACGGTAAAAGTTTTTGGGTGGATTTTCCCGGAAATCGTCCTGCTCTATATATAAAACTTTCGAAAATGGAATTTTTCTTTTACCTAGGGCAGTGTTTTCTGGATTTATATCAGCTTCCAACCATTCAACCTGCCCCTCTGGATAATTATCAATAATTAATTTTAAGGGGCGCAGCACTGCCATTGCCCTTGGGGCACGGTAGTTTAAATCTTCTCGAATACAATGCTCTAATAGAGCTATATCAACAATGCTGTTACCCTTAGCCACGCCAATTCGTTCACAAAAATCCCGAATAGACTCAGGAGTATATCCTCTTCTTCTTAGGCCCGAAATAGTTGGCATACGAGGATCATCCCAGCCACGAACATAGTTGTTTTCAACTAAAGTACGCAACTTTCTTTTACTCATTACTGTATAGGTGAGATTTAAACGAGCGAATTCAATCTGCCTTGATTTGCATTCTACATCTAAAGTTTCTAAGACCCAATTATATAAAGGACGATGGTCTTCAAATTCTAAAGTACAGATGGAATGGGTTATCCCTTCCA contains the following coding sequences:
- the hisIE gene encoding bifunctional phosphoribosyl-AMP cyclohydrolase/phosphoribosyl-ATP diphosphatase HisIE, giving the protein MSEGTINLKQIKYNSEGLIPAIIQEAKSGKVLMLAYMNEESLQKSLAAGETWFYSRSRQELWHKGATSGHVQKIKEMYFDCDADTLLIKVEQTGASCHEGYHSCFHNKLELDGKSKVQEVQQSGGLKLGGVLQEIHEVILDRQEKRPEKSYTTYLFEKGIDKILKKVGEETAEVIIAAKNNSESEVAYEVSDLLYHLLVLLVQQCVSLEKIAEELQGRR
- the hisF gene encoding imidazole glycerol phosphate synthase subunit HisF — protein: MLAKRIIPCLDVHRGRVVKGVNFVDIKDAGDPVALAAAYDRAGADELVFLDITASVEARDIMLDVVRRTAEQVFIPFTVGGGLRTLEDIRTMLAAGADKVSFCTPAVERPQLVEEAAKKFGTQCIVVAIDARRKDKGSWEAFVHGGRTHTGLDVLAWAKEVENRGAGEILLTSMDRDGTKDGYDLELTKAVSETVNIPVIASGGVGRLEHLLDGLTTGQADAVLAASIFHYGEYTIAEAKEYLAENGVTVRK
- the hisA gene encoding 1-(5-phosphoribosyl)-5-[(5-phosphoribosylamino)methylideneamino]imidazole-4-carboxamide isomerase, whose product is MLILPAIDLKDGKCVRLYQGQMNQATVFSEKPAAVAQKWESMGAKFLHLVDLDGAFAGKPQNLAVVKEIIRTINIPVELGGGIRDLNTIKSLLEEGVNRVILGTSAVTNPQLVEEACALYDERIVLGLDAKNGLVSTNGWEKESTKTYLELAADMKKLGIKRVIFTDTLLDGTLQGPNLASTQELAAKTGLRVIASGGFSSLADLEALKKIEGFGIEGAILGKALYAGSITLPEALAIFEEGEHKC
- the hisH gene encoding imidazole glycerol phosphate synthase subunit HisH codes for the protein MIAIIDYGMGNLRSVQKGLESVGCEAYITNNPAEILQAKGVVLPGVGAFADAMKSLKGHNLLEVITEVVESKKPLLGICLGMQLLFEYSEENGCYKGLGIFKGGVKKLPAGLKVPHMGWNQLAIEQETPILEGIKSGSSYYFVHSYHVIPAEPDVILATTDYGQDVVAIVGRENVFGIQFHPEKSSTNGLKILKNYGELVQQC
- the hisB gene encoding imidazoleglycerol-phosphate dehydratase HisB, with the translated sequence MARIGQIARKTGETEIQIKINLDGSGEFLGTSGIPFFDHMLKLWAKHGSFDVELQAQGDLDVDGHHTVEDIGIVLGQAFQQALGTKENIYRYGQMILPMDETLILAAVDISGRPYLNFDIDIPLFKLGQFDTELVEEFMRAFCLNSGLTLHLKKFYGQNTHHLIEAIFKALARALRQAVGVDPKGKGIPSTKGLL
- the hisD gene encoding histidinol dehydrogenase, whose protein sequence is MIKIYQSTEEGASVFLREGHSLNQEIVNNVQKIVEDIRVNGEEAVFAYTKRFDQAELTKATWQVSKAEIEEAYNSVDQEFLDALSQAKENIMGYHRKQLQNSWWNVDEQGNITGLIYRPLDRVGLYVPGGTAAYPSSVLMTALPAIVAGVEEIIMVSPPGKDGKMNPYTLVAAQECGVTAIYKMGGAQAVAALAYGTESLAPVRKIVGPGNIYVTVAKKLVYGQVDIDMLAGPSEILIVADETANPRFVAIDLLSQAEHDTLAKAVLITPSKKLAEEVQQEVENWLGKLSRVAIARQSIDNGSGIVITRDIEEAIDLANDFAPEHLELAVDNPMELLGKIKNAGAIFLGHFTPEPLGDYYAGPNHVLPTGGTGKFYSLLNVDMYLKKSSVLSYSQSGLNAAAKDVIKLATVEGLDAHANAIRVRVQG
- the hisG gene encoding ATP phosphoribosyltransferase — translated: MIMDYITIALPKGKLGVTSIELLAKIGLPTEGLETDSRCLLFDYPAARVRYIICRPTDIPTYVEYGAADLGIVGKDTIVEAKVDIFELVDLKFGKCKFVVAMPEKIIASYQENGKFQINKLNHSRVATKFPNVAASFFAKQGMQMEIIKLHGNIELAPRVGLAEMIVDIVSTGTTLRENGLKSVAEIFEATSRLIANRVSYRIKNQRLMEIAAKFREACSQKQ
- the hisZ gene encoding ATP phosphoribosyltransferase regulatory subunit, which codes for MDNFKPFLKIPTGVKDTLPKEAWQKRLLENNLADLFHQWGYQEVATPTFEFYELLKEAGNPVEQLFNFIDREGHILALRPDLTTPIARLVATYLRNSLLPLRLFYTGSTYRYESIQTGRLREFSQAGVELIGSQGVGADAEVIALAIEALLACKLQFKIGIGQVLVTKGLIAQVVQDPSIFNQVKQAIIAKDFVELENILDQHGCSREESFKLLELASLHGGKEVLTKALTLSEDLDVIGALKSLEEVYQILEKIGLASYVFFDFSILRDFEYYTGIVFEGYASGLGYPVCGGGRYDGLLSKFGLNYPATGFALGLERVMLTQSSGIDSPQIDFLLTGSDYGTLLHKAKELRSQGYSVEVDLQQLDQVQLEKYAREKEIKQILELNGEE
- a CDS encoding YerC/YecD family TrpR-related protein, with translation MAFNHKVQDETVDSLFDAILCLQNREECYRFFSDICTVAEIKAIAQRLEVAKMLQEDCTYTTIGEKTGASTATISRVKRELNYGADGYKLVLERLKRS
- a CDS encoding methionine ABC transporter ATP-binding protein, which encodes MIKISGLQKVYGSGKNQVIALDGIDLQIKPGEIYGIIGLSGAGKSTLIRCINMLEKPTKGQVIVNGQDLTKLSAHKLRLARRNIGMIFQHFNLLWSRTVSGNIAFPLEIAGEKDKAKIRVRVTELLDLVGLADKADFYPAQLSGGQKQRVGIARALANNPKVLLCDEATSALDPQTTQSILELLRDINRQFNLTIVIITHEMSVIKSVCDSVAVIEQSKIVESGPVLDIFTNPQTDTARKFMKSVINTDLPEILCKQQNGNKLVRVSFIGESAAQPMISHLVQHYNVQANILYGNIDHVKDTIFGTLIFELIGKSSDVSESISYLQKNNLKVEVLQNV
- a CDS encoding methionine ABC transporter permease; its protein translation is MYEATLQTLQMVILSVFFAYIFGIPLGITLVVTSPGHILQNKLINQVLGTITNIGRSFPFIILLVAIIPFTRMIVGTSIGTNAAIVPLVVAAIPFVGRMVETSLKEIEWGIIEAALAMGATPWQIIYKVLIPESLSSLILGATITAVTLVGYSAMAGVVGAEGLGDLAMRYGYYRYETGIMIITIILLIIIVQAMQMLGEYIAKKLNKKTIH
- a CDS encoding MetQ/NlpA family ABC transporter substrate-binding protein produces the protein MKKALAIVLVLGLTIGLLAGCGAQKENAGEGQTKSTGKLVIGATPVPHAEILEKAKEMLAKKNIELDIKVFTDYVTPNTALAEKSLDANYFQHLPYLEDFNKQNNTDLVSTAAIHYEPMGLYSKKIKALTELKAGDKIAVPNDVTNEARALLLLQDNGILKLKDPNNLKATKKDIAEYKVKVEIVELEAAQISRTLPDVTAAVINGNYAIDAKLNPSKDAIVTEGQTSLAAKTYANIVVVRKGDENRPEIKALDEVLKSPEMKKFIEEKYQGSVLPVE